A window of Sorex araneus isolate mSorAra2 chromosome 3, mSorAra2.pri, whole genome shotgun sequence genomic DNA:
TGTTACAATTTACTGGGGAGAAAAATAACGACCTATGAAGGCCTTAAGATCACTTTTTTCAGGTTCCAGGAGAGCTTCACAGTGATACAACAATCACTTTAAATTTAGAAAGCGGGAAATCTTGCAAAAGTCAGAGGCTAAACCCAAACTGGGGGCAAAAACGGGTGGCGAGAGAATAACGAAGAAAGTTGAAAAGTGAACCCAGACCATAAAAATTAAACTGCTACCAATCGCCCTAGTACAGACATACGCAGGGGTGCAATAAAGAGTCACTGGTCCCaccgagccagccaggagtcgAACCTGGAATCTTCTGATCCGTAGTCAGACGCGTTATCCATTGCGCCACTGGCCCTGAGACAATTACGCTGGTCTCAACGACGACACTTCAAGCTCGTACTGCAGGGTTTCATGGGACGTGTAGTCCCCGTACGCGCCTCCACCAATCCACGAGGCATCATGGGAGACCAAAGTTCGCAGGGAGCCGGGCGCCGATTGGTGGATCTCGCGGGGCCTCGCGCTACGTCACCTTTCCGTCCGCGGATTGGCGGGAAGAGCCACTCCTCACCTCCTCCGCCTCGGGCTCGGGAGCCGTGGAGGACGCGCTGGTTGTCAGAGCAACTCGTCCCGCCTTCTGGGGGCTTTTTATCTGGCTTTGTGATTGGCTGCTGGTTGCAAGGAATCCCGGCGTGGACGGCGCGAGGGAAAAGATGGCGGCTATGGCGGTCGGAGCTGCCGGTGGGAGCCGCGTGTCCAGCGGGAGGGACCTGAATTGCGTCCCCGAAATAGCTGACACATTGGGGGCTGTGGCCAAGCAGGGGTGAGGGCCCGCAGCTCTGCGAGCGGAAAGCGGGGTCCGAACttggggacaaaaaaaaaagggggggcagacGAGTCATCTCGGTGAGGCAGGGGTGAGAGGAGCCGAGTGTGTAAGATGAGGGCAGGAGGAATCATGACTTACTGGGTGGGCAGAAGCCTCGGGCCCTGAAACATACGGAGGGAAAACTTAACTGCGGCGTGTCGTCACGGAACCCGAAAGTTGGTGGGAGTTGTCAGGAAAAGTGGAACAAAAAAAGGACGGGGGGAACCTTCAGAACTCCAGGGCCCTGGAGAGCGAGCTATTGTGTGAGAGTGGGAGGAGGTGTCGGGGCAGCGGAGAGTAAGCCTCAGGCGGGAGACAGACTGGGACAGTCCTGGACCGCCCAGTAACAGCAGAGTAGAAAGAATCCTGCCCAGTGAGGATTTGCAGCTCATCTTTGCCATGCCGGTATTTCGGGGGGATGAAGTCGAGGCTCCATGTAGGGGAAGAGAGAAGTATCCCATCCGGTTGGGTAGCAGCTGAAAGGATGGTGCAGAATCGAGGGAGCTTCATCTTGTGGCctggatctctgagcactgctgctgtcAGTACTTGATGATTTTTGGGTCTGTCACGGTTGTAGGTTTGACTTCCTCTGCATGCCTGTCTTCCACCCGCGATTCAAGAGGGAGTTCACTCAGGAGCCTGCTAAGAATCGGCCGGGCCCCCAGACTCGATCAGACCTACTGCTGTCAGGAAGGGGTAGGGACCATCGGATGTGCCCCTGAATTACTACGCAGTAGTGACTTTTGCTTTATCAGTGCCCTTCTTCACCTTCTTTcttgacttgtgaatattgtttgCTCCTTGGGATTAGGAGTCTGCTCCTAACTTACCTGTATTTCCCAGTCTACATCGGACATCCCCATACTCCAtatgaaaagatttttctttttgtcctgtGTCTCTTTTATTCCCTGCTAAAAGCTAGAGATTGAATGAGTAGACAGAGTGCTAAACCTCATTCAGTCTTTGTCTTTCTTGCCCTCTGGATTGCAGACTGGAACACGCTGATTGTGGGAAAGTTATCTCCGTGGATTCGTCCAGACTCGAAAGTGGAGAAGATCCGCAGGAACTCTGAGGCGGTATGACATTTTGACCTCTTCCTGGCATCTTTCTGTCCGACTTGTAGCTACAGTGGGTCAAAGAATAGTTTCTGTCTCCTATAACTTAAGTAAATTTgagggggaccagagcaatagtacagtgggcaggacgctTGCTTTTCatggcagccaacccaggtttgattcctagcgcTGCAACTGATCCCCAGTCCCAACGGGATGCATGAGCCCTACCTGAGCAcatgaacactgcagggtgtgaggCCCCCCAACTACCACCCCACCTccaatttttttgaaataatgGAGTTAAAGTTTCTTATATTGCTACCTCTtgaccatttcttctttttttttttttctttttgggccatacccagtgatgctcaaggtttactcctggctcttcactcaggaatactcctggcggtgctgggggaccatatgggatgtcggggatcaaacctggattggccatgtgtaaggcaaactccctacctgctgtgctattgctccagccccttgaccatTTCTTCTTGATCTTCATTGCAGGCCATGTTACAGGAGCTGAATTTTGGGGCATATTTGGGTCTTCCTGCTTTCCTGCTGCCCCTAAATCAAGAAGATAACACAAACCTCGCCAGGGTGTTAACCAACCACATCCACACTGGTCACCACTCCTCTATGGTATGGCTGACAGCTTCCTTTCCTTCTATATAGGACGGTAGTTTGTACTAAGTGTCTTCTTGTTCCAAACCATTCAGTAAAGGTACATTTGGCAGGGATGAAATGTTTTTATTGCCTGTCTGAAAGTGGTAAGTTGAGTGTTAGAGAATTTATGTGGGATTACTTCTAGACATTTACTAATCGAAATCGAGGCCTAGGCAGACATTTACAAAAGGGTTTGTACAAGATACACAtgaactgcactgcactgtagcactgtcaaccattgctcattgattagctcgagcaggcaccagtaacgtctccattgtgagacttgttactggttttggcatatcgaatatgccatggatagcttgccgggctcttcgagagggacagaggacacaTGTACATATTCAGATAATCACAGATTCAGAAAATCATATACAGGGATTTGCAGTTTGCCTCAAAAGATTTTGTTCGTTTTATTTTTGGTGCTTGGATTCAAATAGAGCCTCTTGCATGTATAGTGTGTGCTGTACTCTTCAGCTACATCCCTTGCCCAGAATCTTAGTTGGGAGAAGTGTATGTTCTGGACCCAGTGTTAAGTCGAGTGCTTGTCCTTGTGCAGTTTTGGATGCGGGTACCATTAGTGGCACCAGAGGACCTGAGAGATGATATAATTGAGAACGCACCAACTACACACACAGAGGAGTACAGTGGAGAGGAAAAGACATGGATGTGGTATGTCTCCTTTTGTGCTGCCTTAGGGTAAAGGGTAAGATGAGAGGACTTAGTGGAACCTTTAGGAGGACCCCCTTGAACTATGGTAATTAGTAAGTCATAGGACTTCATTTTTCTGTATTTGCTTCTGGGCAGGTGGCATAACTTCCGGACTTTGTGTGACTACAGCAAACGGATTGCAGTAGGTAAGTACACAAGGATCCTGGTGTAGCTGTCCTTCCTCTGAATAATAATCAGGAGTTTGATGCACACTTagctgttttattcttttctctctgccAAAGACTGCCTTGCCTTAGGAGAAAACAGATactgtgttttctgtttctttgggagGTCAGCAccttttgatgctcaggggttactcctggctctgcactgaggaattactcctggcagtgcatgggggatcatatgggatgccagggaccacatgcaaggcaagcgcctcacccgctgtacaattgctccagccctaaggagTAAACTGATCCTGCACAGAAACAAAGCAAGATTTCTTGTCTAGCAATAATTGACAAATCTTTCTTTCTCCGCTTTGTAGCTCTTGAAATTGGGGCAGACCTTCCATCTAATCACGTCATTGATCGTTGGCTTGGGGAGCCCATCAAAGCAGCTATTCTCCCCACCAGCATTTTCCTGACCAATAAGAAGGGATTTCCAGTTCTTTCCAAAATGCACCAGAGACTGATCTTCCGGCTCCTCAAGGTGGGTGATGGATGAGTTCCAACAATACTCCAGTTAAGCCTCTTGCTTGTCTCACCTGTTATACTTTTTTCTTGTGAAATTGACTCTTTGGCTTCTGGAGAGTAATTTCAATCAGTTGGGGATCTTGAGAATGAAAAGACAAATGGCAGCAGGAACCATGGAAACATTTCAAAAGAACTTTGCTGAaggcttcatttaaaaaattaggggGCCAAGAAATAGTACTGCAGATAAGGCAGTTTGCCTTGTATGggactgacaggagtaatttctcagtgtagagccaggagtaacatctgagcatttgCTGGGGTTGGCCCTCCAATTAAAGAAGTTAAAAagaaggggcaggagtgatagtacggtgggtagggtgcttttccttgcatgtagcagatcagtttgattcctggcaccctttatggttccccaagccttaccagtagtgatccctaagtgcagagccaggagtaagtcctcagctctgccaggtgtggtgttgcccccccccagacccccccaaaacaaaattaaactaaagACCTATGGCACCCTTATAGCCAAGATAATGTTCATGTTGCATGAAAGGGCTTTGTAAATTCACTGAAGCCTTGGTTTGTTCCTCAAGCCTGTGTCcttccttgaacatgtatcttgcttatttgtttatgtttctttgcCTGTccctttccactctggagaagcctgcgtaTTCTCTTGAACTCACACTTTTGCTTCCTTTCctcttacatctttctaaattaGTTCAATGAAAACTAGCTTGcttttggaaactggcctcacatgctggggaaaaggcagctgagatagagaaggaaacaccaagtagaggatgttgggaggacccattcgggttgaaagatgcgtgccaaaagtagattaaagaccgaacatgatggccactcaatacctcttttgcaaactacaacacccaaaaggagagagaacaaaagggaatgccctgccccagaggcctagtggtggtgggggaatggcggggagggagggatactggaaacactggtggaagagaatgggcactggtggagggatggttaaacaatcactgtatgactgaaatgcaaacaagaaaattcgtaaatttgtaactgtacctcatggtgattcactaattaaaaaaatcattgcagcCTTTTCCTGCTTTAGTTAACATTAGGGCTGGTGCTTGGATGGATTTTACTCTAGGACTCCTTCTCAAAGACCTTTAGTATCCCTGTTCAAGGATTGTATCTGTGGTTTGACTTCTTACAGTTGGAGGTGCAGTTCATCATTACAGGCACCAACCACCACTCAGAGAAGGAGTTCTGTTCCTACCTCCAGTACTTGGAATACTTGAGCCAGAACCGCCCTCCACCCAATGCCTATGAGCTATTTGCCAAAGGCTATGAAGACTATCTGCAGTCCCCTCTCCAGGTGGGTCTGAAGCGCACTGAGAGGAAAGAAGTtggggtggtggggcgggggcagctaGAGTTGTCTTTTGAGAACAGGACCCTAATGTTCACCAGAATTCAAGAGATTGTGGGAAGGTTTTGGTATCCTAGTACAGTTCCTCATTAAAAAGTggcttatgggggctggagagatagcacagcgggtagggcgtttgccttgcactcggccaacccaggttcaaatcccagcatcccatatggtcccctgagcagcgtcaggggtaattcctgagtgcagagccaggagtaacccctgtgcatcgccaggtgtgacccaaaaagcaaaaaaaaaaaaaaagtggcttatGTACTTTCCTTTTCGGGGAAGAGCGTGGAGCACACCCTAGGATGTGCTAGGGGCTActttcagttgtgctcaggggaccaggtcgTGCCGGGCAtccaacctggggctcctgcagacAAAGCATGTGCTCGGGCCCTTTGCGCCTGCTCCTTGGCCCTGTGCTTtgacttttttctcatttttcagccACTGATGGACAATCTGGAATCTCAGACATATGAGGTGTTTGAGAAGGACCCCATCAAATACTCTCAATACCAGCAGGTACAGTATGGATCGCACACTGGGTCTAGCATCAGGTGGGGTGGCCCGGGGTTGGGATCACACCAGGTCTTTTCTGCCCATGCCCCCTCCCAGGCTATCTATAAGTGTCTGTTAGACCGAGTGCCAGATGAAGAGAAAGACACCAACGTCCAGTGAGTGCTCTCCCCGCAACCCTAGGCTTAGTGTGCCACCTTCTCTAGATGCCTGGTCCCTCTGACTCGTCCCCATTCTGTCTTAGGGTGcttatggtgctgggggcaggtcgGGGCCCTCTGGTGAATGCTTCCCTGCGGGCAGCCAAGCAGGCTGACCGGCGGATAAAGCTCTATGCTGTGGAGAAGAACCCAAATGCTGTGGTGACGTGAGTGGCAACCTCCTCATTGGAAAATTTGTCCCCAGGGCCAGTTTTTCTTCCAAGTATCTTCATTTGCATCCTATCTACCTTAGGCTGGAGAACTGGCAGTTTGAGGAATGGGGAAGCCAAGTGACAGTAGTCTCCTCGGACATGCGGGAATGGGTGGCTCCAGAGAAAGCAGACATCATTGTCAGTGAGCTCCTGGGCTCCTTTGCTGATAATGAACTGTCACCTGAATGCCTGGATGGAGCCCAGCACTTCCTAAAAGGTGTGTCCAGCTAGGAGTGTACTGAGTAAGGGAGAAGTATTAACcgtcaaatgccctccctactgtactatcgctttggtccCTCCTTCCACAAATTGAATCTTGTGTGACTGTAAAGGAATCACAAAATGGAATCCCCATAACAGGACTTGGGTGTAGGTTGGCTTGGGAAGGGCAACATGGAGGTGTCTTGGTCTGTTTTGATGAGGGAGTTGGAGCCTTCGGTTAATATAGACATAGCACTCCGTCCCCTGGGAACCAACGTGACCTGTCTGCTCTGACCTGCAGATGACGGTGTGAGCATCCCTGGGGAATATACCTCCTTTTTGGCTCCCATCTCCTCCTCCAAGCTGTACAATGAGGTTCGAGCCTGTCGGGAAAAGGACCGTGACCCTGAGGTAAAGAACCCCTCTCTTCTGGAGGACCCTGCTCTCTGAGCCCTTTTCTTATTCTCTGTGAACCTCACCacagaagaaggggaggagatggaggagttGAATGTATGGGAAGGTGCTGGaagcaaaaaggaaaatgtttcttttcctgTGGCTTGAGCTCCTGTCCCCGAGGAAGGAGGTACCTTGCCCACCTTTGCAAGCTCTGCTCTCCCCTCTCTTGTGACAGGCCCAGTTTGAGATGCCTTATGTGGTTCGGCTGCACAACTTTCACCAGCTCTCTGCGCCCCAGCCCTGTTTCACCTTCAGCCACCCCAACAAAGGTGGGTTCCTGCATGGCTGGCCTCCATCTGGAGGCTCGAGAACTTGCCCTCCCAGTCCCTGGCCATCTGGGGTCTACCCTGTCTGGGCTTCCCTTCCTGGTTCTTGCTCATACTTTCCCAAGTTGTCTGGTGCTTCCCAAGTTGTCTGGTGCTTCTGGGCCCTCATCACCCCTACTACCTTCCCTGACAGATCCTGTGATTGATAACAATCGCTACTGTACCTTGGAATTTCCTGTGGAGGTGAATACAGTACTGCATGGCTTTGCCGGCTACTTTGAAACTGTGCTGTACCAAGACATCACTCTGAGTAAGTATCCAGGGTGCTACCTGGGCACCCGTGTGACTGTGCTACCTGGGCAGCGTACCACTATTTCTCCTAGAGTCCTAGCAGTCAGAGAACGAGGGGTTCTTGGAGTACCTGTTTTTGCGTTCACGGGAGAAACTCCTTAACTTAGGATTCTAGAACCACCGTGGTATGGGACCtcagcttctttctttcctttgtctccACAGGCATCCGTCCAGAGACTCACTCTCCTGGGATGTTCTCATGGTTTCCCATCCTCTTCCCCATTAAGGTAGGAATTACCTTAAACACTTAGTGGTTGAGGGAGTAACTTGGGCCATTAGTGTTCTCCCTTCTCCTGGGTTGATTCTTGCTTATGCCCTGTGTTCTGTTGTCCTCGAGTATGTGTaggtggattctttttttttttctttttgggtcacacccagcagtgcacaggggttactcttggctctgcactcaggaattactccaggcggtgctgggagactatatggggtgctgggaattaaacctgggtcacccgagtgcaaggcaaacgccctgcccgctgtgctatcgctccagcccccatgtaggTGGATTCTTGTTGTGGATCTTGGGATACTTGCTATATGCTTTAGCCTTCGTCTTGACTTCATCTTATCTGCATCTTCTCTCTACTCTACCTGATGCAAGAGTCAGCTTTGGAAAACTCAAATCtgttcatctctctctcctccttaaAATCCTTCAATGCTGAGCTTTGGGAGGTGGCACAAAGCTGGAACATGTGCATTGCACACAGAAGTCCTAGATTTGATCCAAAGGGTTGCGTGATCCCCAGAGCATCTCTTGGAATAGCcattgagcacttctgggttttACACCAGACCCACAAATCAAGCAAACACCCTCAATACCCTATCACTGCTCTGATGATAGAGGGTAAAATCCTAACTATTGTGCTGGAGGgttagtacaggggataaggtgcttgccttccatatggccaTCTCTGGTTCAATTCTTCGCACCCTTGTGcagtccctgagtattgccacatgtggcccaaaccaaaaaagaattcaGCCTATTGCTTAAACAATTTGGTATGATCTAATTTTAGCTGTCTTTTCACCTACTGTCCTGCTATTTACATTGCTAAGGCTgatgaatcttctttttttttgtttttgggccatacacagcagtgcttaggggttactcctggctctgcactcaggaattactcctagcagtactcaggagaccaactatatggagtgccagggttcaaacctgggttggctgcatgcaaggcaaacactctaccctgctatactgttgctccagctcctggaccCTCTTTTGATAACtcatatatttgatatttgataacTTTGGTGCTGGAcactgagcatcaagccaggtACAGTCCTTggggacagctgggtgtggcccccaaacccaaaaaataaaaactgaagtctctcggggctggagcaatagcacagcgggtagggcgtttgccttgcacgtggccgacccgggttcgattcccagcatcccagatggtcccctgagcaccgccaggagtgattcctgagtgcagagccaggagtaacccctgtgcattgccgggtgtaacccaaaaaaaaacaaaaaactgaagtcTCAACTTCTTTCCTGCCTTATGCTTTTACACCCTTTTTATTTGCTTGGAAAAGTatttgctcatttcttttttttttctttttgggtcacacccagcgatgcacaggggttacacctggctctgcactcaggaattacccctggcggtgcttaggggaccatatgggatgctgggaattgaacctgggtcgaccgcgtgcaaggcaaacaccctacccgctgtgctattgctccagccccaatatttgcTCATTTCTTTACCTAGCTAACTTATCTATCATCAGGTCTCCTTAAACTGCTGTTCAGACTGAAACTGaggccctgagaatttagcagacCTAAGAATGAGAGGGGAAATTGGAAATTCTGGGCTAGGATGTAAAGCAGGTTTGCTCTCTTGCTTAAGCAAGATGTTCCAGTGAGGAACCTTGCTCCCTGCACCCCAAACACTCAGCACTACTGTCCTCAATGTGTCACTGTGGAAGTCTACCTAAGGGTGTTTTTacgttttgtttcatttttggatcatacctgtggtactggggggaccataaaggtgctgggattaaatcaaacctggggggccagagagatagtacagtggttagggcgtttaccttgcaaaCCCGGGTGGACAACACAGACAGGAGTCATCCATGGTCACTAtggctcagccccctcccccccaaaagttGAACCTGGGCCTGTAAAGCGTGTACTTCGGTCCATTGAGCCTTTGGCCCTTAGGGTGCTTATAAACAGGATTATTTTGTAAATAGGATTATTTTGTCACACATAATTCATTATTAAtgaatattataattaattataatataacGCACAGCCTACCCTAAACCTACCCATTTTTCTTCTACAGCAACCGATAACTGTGCGGGAGGGTCAGACCATCTGTGTACGTTTCTGGCGATGCAGCAACTCCAAGAAGGTGTGGTATGAGTGGGCTGTGACAGCACCAGTCTGTTCTGCTATTCACAACCCCACAGGCCGCTCGTACACCATCGGCCTCTAGCCTGCAAAAGTCTCAAGCCTTGGTAGCAGCTTCAGGTTCTGCTCCCATAACACAGAAGGTGCAATACATCTGGGTCTGTGGTTCCCCTTGCACATCAGAGAGGAGCTTTTCTGCCTTACATCAAGGTGGACAAAGGATGAGACTTACTTTCAAGGTCAAGGCACCAATCTGTGAAGACATCAGGCCGGGGCATGAGGAATTAGTGCTGCATCTGAAGCTACTCGACAGGCATTCAGCACTCCCTGGAATGGCCCTGAAAACACGTGGATTGACaaaatttttccctttccctgccCATCTCTGTTCTGTTTTGAAGGTTTTGTGCGGaaggaaatacaaataaagtGAGGTTAATATGACCTTTCCTACTCCAGTCCTGCTGCCCGCTCTGCTTCCCCACACCTTATTTAAATTTAGATATATTCAGACTTGTGCCATAGTCAAGACTCAAAGAAACCTAATCTATGTAGGCAGCTTATGATAAATCTGGAACTCTGGATGCTGTCTTGAGTTAGAGAGGCCTTGTCCGTTGAGATCTGTTATCTGGGATGAAGCATCTGTTTGTAGTCATGGGGGAAAAGTTGGTTAGTGAGTAAAGCCAGCTTCTCTTCCACTTGCTGAGCTACAGAACTGCCAGCTTCTTTGTTACCAGTTAGGAGAGAATCTGGAAGCCACACAGGTATCTCCAGCAGGAAGCCaccgattttatttatttattgccacaCCCATTGGTTCTtagcgtttactcctggctctgtattcaggagacGATAAAGGCTGCTGAGGATAGGGATACAACCAAGGTCAgtctcaggcaaggcaaatgccttacccactgtatggtCTCTCCAGCAGGCCACCTATctgaattcaataaaataacaggACTAGTTTGaagttttaatgaaatatttattgggtCTGTAATGGTAGTACAAAAGGTagggcatgcagctgaccagggtttgatccccggaaccccatatgattgatcctgagtgcagagccaggagtaagtcctgagcaccgccgggtgtggcccccaaaaccaaacaaaaattaatacgtcaggggctggagcgatagcacagcgggtagggagtttgcctagcttgcagccaaccggggttctattcccagcatcccatatggtcccctgagcactgccaggagtaatttctgagtgcatgagccaggagtaacccctgtgcatcaccaggttgacccaaaaagcaaaaataaaaaattaatacgtCATTTAGTTCATCTCTCACTATAATGGAGGAATTTGAAATTAGAGCAGTGACAAAATTGGTAATCAGCCAATGACTGCAACACAGGCCCTGAGTCCAGCTCTCTCCTTATCAACTATATTTGGCTGTATTAGGCTGCTGaaatctctctggcttctggaaGCCCTTGGAACGTTGCAGTGGACGTCAAGTGCTTTTCTGGTTAAAAGGAATATGGGGCACTGATTCAAACTAAAGATGTCCAGTCAGTGGACCAG
This region includes:
- the PRMT5 gene encoding protein arginine N-methyltransferase 5; protein product: MAAMAVGAAGGSRVSSGRDLNCVPEIADTLGAVAKQGFDFLCMPVFHPRFKREFTQEPAKNRPGPQTRSDLLLSGRDWNTLIVGKLSPWIRPDSKVEKIRRNSEAAMLQELNFGAYLGLPAFLLPLNQEDNTNLARVLTNHIHTGHHSSMFWMRVPLVAPEDLRDDIIENAPTTHTEEYSGEEKTWMWWHNFRTLCDYSKRIAVALEIGADLPSNHVIDRWLGEPIKAAILPTSIFLTNKKGFPVLSKMHQRLIFRLLKLEVQFIITGTNHHSEKEFCSYLQYLEYLSQNRPPPNAYELFAKGYEDYLQSPLQPLMDNLESQTYEVFEKDPIKYSQYQQAIYKCLLDRVPDEEKDTNVQVLMVLGAGRGPLVNASLRAAKQADRRIKLYAVEKNPNAVVTLENWQFEEWGSQVTVVSSDMREWVAPEKADIIVSELLGSFADNELSPECLDGAQHFLKDDGVSIPGEYTSFLAPISSSKLYNEVRACREKDRDPEAQFEMPYVVRLHNFHQLSAPQPCFTFSHPNKDPVIDNNRYCTLEFPVEVNTVLHGFAGYFETVLYQDITLSIRPETHSPGMFSWFPILFPIKQPITVREGQTICVRFWRCSNSKKVWYEWAVTAPVCSAIHNPTGRSYTIGL